From the Lolium rigidum isolate FL_2022 chromosome 2, APGP_CSIRO_Lrig_0.1, whole genome shotgun sequence genome, one window contains:
- the LOC124690977 gene encoding uncharacterized protein LOC124690977: MGEDSGDDRISTLPNDILLNILDRLHVSNAAKTSILSRRWSQLSAKLPRLIINPLPEGLLSLFGRDLSRANISDGDLARLNAATFKATKSVLARREPGSDTIRLLSTTFYLIGDVPISIGHAVGQAMAVHQIEKAEFTVLTVKDREQCRLVDLANYGTQFVSLFNECRNTFARLTRLYLENLRFESDFLSNIFVTCKLLKYIGFFNCDTYKWITLQIEHAQLNELSLVNCRFDKVELKWLPKLTRTTYKFWISFKELPLSFGHVPLLEFLELTNVTFTSHKVVSLSMLLSEMCVQDLRLGFKCEKIWVQPEPPTERLAAAFRGLRIVNLESIPEGHDLTWTMFILEAAPCLEEFYMSVMDHPCEMEMHPERRKQLLYSDNKGVEWESPRSDFEHRRLTKLIIFCFGNYIVSHLRRVMKVAVNLMDVYLYDRVACRYCEHINPLNPGRLPRNKKKLNALRNLLTQGMESPSRIHFLTPSPEMDADHAERSPESFR; this comes from the exons ATGGGG GAAGACAGCGGAGATGATAGAATCAGCACATTGCCCAACGACATTCTGCTCAACATTCTTGACCGACTCCATGTCTCGAATGCAGCAAAAACCAGCATCCTCTCCAGGCGCTGGAGTCAGCTTTCCGCTAAGCTCCCCCGACTTATAATAAATCCTCTGCCTGAGGGTTTGTTAAGCCTATTTGGAAGAGATCTGTCACGCGCCAACATCTCTGATGGTGATTTGGCTCGGCTCAATGCAGCTACTTTCAAAGCGACAAAGAGTGTACTAGCACGCAGAGAACCAGGCTCAGACACCATCCGCCTCCTGTCTACGACGTTCTACTTGATAGGTGATGTCCCCATATCCATTGGACATGCTGTTGGCCAGGCCATGGCAGTACACCAGATTGAGAAAGCTGAATTCACAGTTTTGACAGTTAAGGACCGCGAACAGTGCAGACTTGTTGATCTGGCGAACTATGGGACACAATTTGTGTCCTTATTTAatgagtgtcggaatacatttgcTCGTTTGACACGACTCTACTTGGAGAATTTGAGATTTGAATCTGATTTCCTCTCCAACATCTTCGTCACTTGCAAGCTATTAAAATATATAGGCTTTTTCAATTGCGACACATACAAGTGGATAACACTCCAAATTGAGCATGCACAGCTCAATGAACTCAGTCTTGTCAATTGCCGTTTTGACAAAGTTGAACTCAAGTGGCTACCAAAACTCACCCGGACAACCTACAAGTTTTGGATATCTTTCAAAGAACTACCGCTGTCATTTGGTCATGTCCCGTTGCTTGAGTTTTTGGAACTTACAAATGTTACTTTTACCTCTCACAAAGTGGTCAGTCTAAGTATGTTACTTTCAGAGATGTGTGTACAAGATCTGCGGTTGGGGTTTAAATGCGAAAAG ATTTGGGTTCAACCGGAGCCTCCGACCGAAAGGCTGGCAGCTGCATTCCGTGGACTAAGGATTGTCAATCTAGAGAGCATTCCTGAAGGGCATGATCTCACGTGGACAATGTTCATTCTAGAAGCCGCGCCATGTCTAGAAGAGTTCTACATGTCG GTAATGGATCATCCATGCGAAATGGAGATGCATCCGGAAAGGAGGAAGCAACTCTTGTATAGCGATAATAAGGGCGTAGAGTGGGAATCACCTAGATCAGATTTCGAGCACCGCCGCCTTACCAAGCTCATCATCTTCTGCTTTGGGAATTACATTGTGAGTCATCTTAGGCGTGTCATGAAAGTAGCGGTGAATCTGATGGATGTGTACCTGTACGACAGAGTGGCATGTCGCTACTGCGAACACATAAACCCTCTGAACCCTGGTAGGCTTCCACGGAACAAGAAGAAGTTGAATGCACTGAGGAATCTATTGACGCAGGGTATGGAGTCACCTTCCAGAATTCACTTCCTGACCCCTTCTCCTGAAATGGATGCTGATCATGCTGAAAGGTCACCGGAGAGTTTTCGTTAA